taatattttcattccccacataaaaatatataagtatatatatatatatatttatttatttatttatttttatttatttatttttatttatttatattttttataagttATATGCTACACAGTTCATGTATGTTTCCACCTTTGAAAGTATATGATAAAAGTTATGTCGGCATTTGTGTTGTTTTGTTTTGATGTGTTCTAAGAAATGTTCcctttttttgttaatgTTATCAGCAAAAGTGtaaatatcattatttgaTATGAATTGTTCAGAATATTGAAAAATGGTTGATGCATATGTTGATggtttttcatttattttatattttgaagATGATGTTAatcttataatattattattattatgttcgttatttataaaattttgatTTAACAGAATAGatgtatttttaattttcttttctgaagatttattttttttatttttatgataaatatacatttcaTACCAATCATTTTCTTGTACttgatttatattaatagacgttttaataaaattgttATGTTTAATACcttgtattatatatgaaaaatcCAAACTTGGGTTGTagtttaatattttatctataggtattaattttttatttacaatATGTGATAATGTAGTATaatcttctttttctatatttgaatttatgatcatgttttttttcttctctTCTAAATATTCTACAAACATATCACCCTTTAAATTTTTCgatttctttttataattataaaaagcATCAAATTCGTTatgtaaattattaatatatttaataatattatttaatttagGTATATTTTTCTCTTCATCCTTTTTTACAACTTTGTTGTAACCGCAGGTGCATCCCTTTTCGTTCAGATATTCTTTGACTAGTCTGTAGTTCATTTCGAAATTTGTCAGATCCTAtcaagaaaaaataaaatatatacacaatatatatatgtatgtgtgtatgtatttatatatgtatgtatatatgtatgtgtgtatgtatgtatatatgtatgtatatatgtatgtatatatgtatgtatatatgtatgtatgtatatatgtatgtatgtatatatgtatgtatgtatatatgtatgtatgtatatatgtatgtatttatttttatacacatatatcctataatatttacatatatatctaaaacaataatttatatttctattttttttattttttttattttttttattttttttattttttttatttttttttttttttttatttttttatttttttttattttttttctttgtaCACTAAGTATATGGATTTGTAAAGGGTTGTCCTCATCACGATGTGctatattatcataaaagAATTTGTTATTGTTTATATCAAAGAAATCCACGTGTAGATCTATATTCTCTTTctcttttaatttttcttcttcaaCATCTTTTTCCAAATATGATATGTCAGAGAATATGGACTGTATCCATATCCAGAAAACAGCCCTCAATTGTTCATATGGAAAGAAGAATTTCCcgtttttatatatatgaataatattattatataaagatatattatttagaataaaaaattcattgatatttattttctctTCTAATATATCTAAATGGACATCTTCAAAAAATTCTGATgatttataattattggTCCTCACATcgtttttattatttgaatgTGATAATGGGGTAGTAgtcctttttttttttgttatattaatatgagacatattattattattattattattattattatcatcatcagttttgatattattatttcctgtaatatttgtaatgataagattattttctttttcattatctatagatatattaaataagaaattattttccaaattaatttttttaattttccTTTGAATTCCCCATTTATCAAGTATACTTTCGGTATTCctaatattttgtttataattagttatatgtataatacCGTTATGTGGTTGTACATATGCTGTAACAATGTCATTGAATTCACAAAACAACTTTATCCTTGTAAGATCTATATGTTctaaataaaatatctgtttttg
The window above is part of the Plasmodium reichenowi strain SY57 chromosome 7, whole genome shotgun sequence genome. Proteins encoded here:
- a CDS encoding hypothetical protein (conserved Plasmodium protein, unknown function), whose amino-acid sequence is MNITIKESLEHVCEVFAFFGIDYISAETLRRGKNDKKVKRRKVIIRYNFLINDLCLLYFFEFTRRFKPSYNDYIKKEITKMEEKYIINVDKSRRNINNNDNNNDKDNLFSDDEDYLYEGLDDDTTYFDDFNLISPLVILLLEYFEYPRLYQLLKCNFQNTKELLLCIGFLIDSTSLFEQYDKRQIYYEEFFRNIHNNNNTNNNNTNKMKTRKKDEEKQNEEHDKEYYHFYHYINEAMNLLYNKPYDIEMFQYKYFYNFLQSLKKKKKRKKEKYRMDNKRRVDNKLIAKENNNIDNKSMCDHINNNRNDNSVSTENYVLDKCKALNNIDKDYIYNSDDIIDNIKDNLITLIDYIHYDYSTYQEEFLTSYYSNIYSCLEENYIYLDEDTHKLYIKEIIQNINKNCNKLIQIYNKIQKQIFYLEHIDLTRIKLFCEFNDIVTAYVQPHNGIIHITNYKQNIRNTESILDKWGIQRKIKKINLENNFLFNISIDNEKENNLIITNITGNNNIKTDDDNNNNNNNNNMSHINITKKKRTTTPLSHSNNKNDVRTNNYKSSEFFEDVHLDILEEKININEFFILNNISLYNNIIHIYKNGKFFFPYEQLRAVFWIWIQSIFSDISYLEKDVEEEKLKEKENIDLHVDFFDINNNKFFYDNIAHRDEDNPLQIHILSDLTNFEMNYRLVKEYLNEKGCTCGYNKVVKKDEEKNIPKLNNIIKYINNLHNEFDAFYNYKKKSKNLKGDMFVEYLEEKKKNMIINSNIEKEDYTTLSHIVNKKLIPIDKILNYNPSLDFSYIIQGIKHNNFIKTSININQVQENDWYEMYIYHKNKKNKSSEKKIKNTSILLNQNFINNEHNNNNIIRLTSSSKYKINEKPSTYASTIFQYSEQFISNNDIYTFADNINKKREHFLEHIKTKQHKCRHNFYHILSKVETYMNCVAYNL